One genomic region from Macellibacteroides fermentans encodes:
- a CDS encoding HdeD family acid-resistance protein: protein MKQINNTLLRSIFAILLGLMLILWTELAILYLVMTIGVLFIFPGIISLLSYFTQRKLQSASKAIFPIESAGSILFGAWLLIMPEFFVNILMYIFGGLLLIAGIHQLITLILARKWNIIPWPFYIMPTITLAIGIIIIVYPFAVITNTFILFGATSIFYGLCEAISWLRFRKR from the coding sequence ATGAAACAGATTAACAACACGCTTTTAAGAAGCATTTTTGCCATATTATTAGGATTAATGTTGATCCTGTGGACAGAGCTGGCCATTCTTTATTTAGTAATGACAATCGGTGTATTATTTATATTCCCCGGGATCATATCGCTACTATCCTATTTTACACAAAGAAAGCTGCAATCTGCAAGTAAAGCAATATTCCCGATTGAAAGTGCCGGAAGTATACTGTTTGGAGCCTGGCTACTTATTATGCCTGAATTCTTTGTTAACATTCTGATGTACATATTTGGGGGATTGCTTCTAATCGCAGGTATCCATCAGCTGATAACCCTGATTTTAGCTCGGAAATGGAATATTATCCCATGGCCATTTTACATTATGCCAACAATCACCTTAGCAATCGGAATTATAATCATTGTTTATCCGTTTGCGGTAATAACAAACACCTTCATTCTATTTGGTGCGACCTCAATCTTTTACGGACTATGTGAAGCTATTAGCTGGCTCAGATTCAGAAAAAGGTAA
- a CDS encoding helix-turn-helix domain-containing protein, with the protein MIHLPSFEIIELNKEILSSDNFNNDVIVASAEGSHFPSENPDDLYTSPLRINAVMFILVLQGTAKVGIDFTLYTLMNPSLLMIMPTHTIQVYSRSEDFKAKLLILSQNFLDECSSIKTPPSATLYMQLRKNPYVLLEPEEAVLLNDYMKLFINKIRLKNHHFQLEVLRNTFIGFTLELGNIFVDKESIHKQPVLTRKEEMFQHFLELLLTHSKSEHGVNFYAEKLCITPQYLSLILKELTGKSASKWIDEALLMEAKVLLKTPNSTIQQVADMLNFSDQSTFGKFFKKYMGISPMEYRKS; encoded by the coding sequence ATGATACATTTGCCATCTTTTGAAATCATAGAATTAAATAAAGAAATTCTAAGCAGTGATAATTTCAATAACGATGTAATTGTTGCAAGTGCTGAAGGATCTCATTTCCCGTCGGAGAATCCGGACGATCTTTATACATCTCCTTTGCGAATAAATGCTGTAATGTTTATCCTGGTACTTCAGGGTACGGCGAAAGTTGGGATTGACTTTACATTATATACTCTGATGAATCCTAGTTTATTGATGATAATGCCGACACATACAATTCAGGTATATTCGAGAAGCGAAGATTTTAAAGCAAAACTTCTTATTCTGTCGCAGAATTTTCTGGATGAATGCAGTTCTATTAAAACCCCTCCTTCGGCAACCTTGTATATGCAGCTTCGAAAAAATCCGTATGTATTACTTGAACCTGAAGAAGCCGTCTTGTTAAATGATTATATGAAGCTGTTCATAAATAAGATCAGATTAAAAAATCATCACTTTCAGCTCGAAGTGCTACGTAATACATTTATCGGGTTTACATTGGAATTGGGTAATATATTTGTAGATAAGGAGAGTATTCACAAACAACCTGTCTTAACCAGAAAAGAAGAGATGTTTCAACATTTTCTGGAGTTACTGTTAACGCACAGTAAAAGCGAGCATGGCGTAAATTTTTATGCCGAAAAATTGTGCATCACTCCACAATATCTATCTCTTATACTTAAAGAACTTACCGGAAAATCTGCCAGTAAGTGGATTGACGAAGCTCTTTTGATGGAGGCTAAAGTATTGCTTAAAACCCCCAACTCCACCATTCAGCAGGTTGCCGATATGTTAAACTTTTCGGATCAGTCTACTTTTGGTAAATTCTTTAAGAAATATATGGGAATATCGCCAATGGAGTACAGGAAGTCCTGA